From Atribacterota bacterium, one genomic window encodes:
- the rpoZ gene encoding DNA-directed RNA polymerase subunit omega encodes MSKNSYLDNKYLLTMMVAKRAKQLNQGYKPLIEMNAKSNRLLALKEVEEGLIYIKGDKNLACEVIEESVNSIESEQPDEDKENTDLV; translated from the coding sequence TTGAGTAAAAATAGTTATTTAGATAATAAGTATTTATTAACAATGATGGTGGCAAAAAGGGCTAAACAGCTAAACCAGGGTTATAAGCCCCTTATAGAAATGAATGCTAAAAGCAATCGTTTATTGGCTTTAAAAGAGGTTGAAGAGGGATTGATATATATAAAGGGAGATAAAAATCTTGCCTGTGAAGTCATCGAAGAGTCTGTTAATTCTATCGAATCTGAACAACCTGATGAAGATAAAGAAAATACTGACTTAGTTTAA